One Leptospira wolbachii serovar Codice str. CDC genomic region harbors:
- a CDS encoding NADase-type glycan-binding domain-containing protein has protein sequence MGLNQSTFSATNLSLRNSYPTISLCLLLFLSIVSSFQCKGSEKQFDYQRTQSVGQISAEEPWRFSPEFALDNKLTTAFCANSKEVGSGFTLYLKSYSQFSALQIFNGFHKSAVDLKSNDAVKKLRITSFDMETEDLKSKLKIGSTMDLELTKPKFGKSGFQVLDLDSKFQGNVIRFEILETHGQGSTGRVCISEVSFGEIEKESFLSYPWVSFDKIKNTIIQFGKAERHFSGFKQLVLANEKGTISFYDQGTILPVFFKSDQTFSFSEMYGEGDPLGFLPSIVGTYTILQSSEEGLELNLSYYDNGGIERNISWIFKRAEVGDEDYENFKTKLGTRFSEVFNPKTHYLLVLKEKESGRTFYHYELAKPK, from the coding sequence ATGGGTCTGAACCAATCTACTTTTTCTGCAACTAATCTTTCATTAAGAAATTCCTATCCAACTATTTCTCTTTGCCTCTTACTTTTCCTCTCGATTGTTTCCAGCTTCCAATGTAAGGGATCCGAAAAACAATTCGATTACCAAAGGACTCAAAGTGTGGGCCAAATCAGCGCTGAAGAACCATGGCGGTTCAGTCCAGAATTTGCTTTAGATAACAAACTCACCACGGCATTCTGTGCCAATTCCAAGGAAGTGGGCTCTGGATTTACTTTGTATTTAAAATCCTATTCCCAATTCTCCGCCTTACAAATATTCAACGGATTCCATAAGTCTGCCGTAGATTTAAAATCCAATGATGCAGTAAAAAAACTTCGAATCACTTCTTTCGATATGGAAACAGAAGATCTGAAGTCGAAACTAAAAATCGGTTCCACAATGGATTTAGAACTGACAAAACCCAAGTTTGGGAAATCGGGTTTTCAAGTATTGGATTTAGATTCGAAATTCCAAGGCAATGTGATTCGGTTCGAAATTTTAGAAACCCATGGCCAGGGTTCCACTGGGCGAGTTTGTATTTCCGAGGTTTCGTTTGGAGAAATCGAAAAGGAAAGTTTTCTTTCTTACCCTTGGGTTTCTTTTGATAAAATAAAAAATACCATCATTCAATTTGGTAAAGCCGAACGCCACTTTTCTGGATTCAAACAATTGGTTTTGGCAAATGAAAAGGGAACGATTTCCTTTTACGACCAAGGAACCATCCTGCCTGTGTTTTTTAAATCCGACCAAACTTTTAGTTTTTCTGAGATGTATGGAGAAGGAGATCCTTTAGGATTTTTACCTTCGATTGTGGGAACGTATACCATTCTGCAATCTTCGGAAGAGGGACTGGAACTCAATTTGAGTTATTATGACAATGGCGGGATCGAACGAAATATTTCCTGGATTTTCAAACGAGCTGAAGTGGGAGATGAAGACTATGAAAACTTCAAAACCAAATTAGGAACTCGGTTTTCGGAAGTCTTCAATCCCAAAACCCATTACTTACTGGTGTTAAAAGAAAAAGAATCAGGTCGTACGTTCTATCATTATGAACTAGCCAAACCGAAATAA
- the rpoD gene encoding RNA polymerase sigma factor RpoD, giving the protein MENLASLPEVQKIISIGKANREVSYDEINEILPDKILNSEKIDDVFTLLHEMGIEIVEEYSKKSLEESSSLTTTKEETNKETKEKPARKKRESSVSSSSEDPIRLYLKEIGKVSLISGETEVFLAKRIEKGEKIIEETILSSSILRQNFAKLIPKIKSKKIKVYDLVKVDKMYALNQEQADKLEKVFFENMELIQQDEKVLNESTNRIRKYSENSKKFKELKEKIDLSTGKIDEAIRKIGVSQKEIQKISQKIKSMVFRVKEIEKHFLKIKAKYGHDVREIKALNRFIEKNENLDEIEKMMGCDIDEVREVIKDIRNNERKLRRMEQEAGSPVGEIKDWGEKIIKGEREIAQAKRELVRANLRLVVSIAKRYANRGMHFFDLIQEGNIGLIRAVDKFEYKKGYKFSTYATWWIRQAITRAISDQARTIRVPVHMIEQVNKVIRETRLFVQEFGRDPSNDEIAERLGWPVQKVKAVKNVAREPISLEIPVGSEEDSELGDFIEDKEVISPLNSAASSILSEQIRQVLQTLPAREQKVIRMRFGLDDGYAQTLEEVGYQFKVTRERIRQIEAKALRRLRHPSRSKKLKDYID; this is encoded by the coding sequence ATGGAAAATCTAGCAAGCCTACCAGAAGTACAGAAGATCATCTCGATCGGTAAAGCAAATCGAGAGGTTTCTTATGATGAAATCAATGAAATACTTCCGGATAAAATCTTAAATTCCGAAAAGATCGATGATGTCTTTACATTGTTACATGAGATGGGGATTGAAATTGTAGAAGAGTATTCCAAAAAATCTTTGGAAGAATCTAGTTCCCTCACAACTACTAAAGAAGAGACGAACAAAGAAACAAAAGAGAAACCGGCACGTAAAAAAAGAGAGTCCAGTGTTTCTTCTAGTTCCGAAGATCCCATCCGCCTATATTTAAAAGAAATTGGTAAAGTATCTCTGATTTCTGGAGAAACAGAAGTGTTTCTCGCGAAAAGAATTGAGAAGGGTGAAAAGATCATTGAAGAAACCATTCTTAGTTCTTCGATACTCCGCCAAAACTTTGCAAAACTCATTCCAAAGATAAAGTCCAAAAAAATCAAAGTTTATGACTTAGTAAAAGTGGACAAAATGTACGCTCTCAACCAAGAGCAAGCGGACAAATTGGAAAAAGTATTCTTTGAGAATATGGAACTCATCCAACAAGATGAAAAAGTTCTAAACGAATCCACAAACCGAATTCGTAAGTATTCTGAGAACTCTAAGAAGTTCAAAGAACTCAAAGAAAAAATTGATTTATCCACTGGTAAAATTGACGAAGCCATTCGTAAAATTGGTGTTTCTCAAAAAGAAATCCAAAAGATCTCTCAAAAGATCAAGTCGATGGTATTCCGAGTTAAGGAAATTGAAAAACATTTCCTTAAAATCAAAGCCAAATACGGACATGATGTTCGCGAAATCAAAGCCCTCAACCGTTTCATAGAAAAAAATGAAAACTTAGATGAAATCGAAAAGATGATGGGTTGCGATATTGATGAAGTTAGAGAAGTCATCAAAGACATTCGCAACAACGAAAGAAAACTCCGTCGTATGGAACAGGAAGCCGGATCTCCTGTTGGCGAGATCAAAGACTGGGGTGAAAAAATCATCAAAGGCGAAAGAGAAATTGCCCAAGCGAAACGAGAACTTGTGCGAGCAAACCTTCGTTTGGTGGTTTCCATTGCGAAACGATACGCGAATCGCGGGATGCATTTCTTTGACCTAATCCAAGAAGGAAACATTGGTCTTATCCGCGCTGTAGATAAGTTCGAATACAAAAAAGGTTATAAATTTTCTACTTATGCGACTTGGTGGATTAGACAAGCCATCACTCGTGCGATCTCTGACCAAGCAAGAACCATTCGTGTTCCTGTTCACATGATCGAACAAGTGAACAAAGTGATTCGGGAAACGAGACTCTTTGTTCAAGAGTTTGGTCGTGATCCTTCCAACGATGAAATTGCAGAACGACTCGGCTGGCCAGTCCAGAAAGTAAAGGCCGTGAAAAACGTAGCTCGGGAGCCAATTTCCCTCGAAATTCCTGTGGGTTCAGAAGAGGATTCAGAACTTGGAGATTTTATCGAGGACAAGGAAGTGATCTCTCCACTGAACTCTGCAGCGTCTTCCATCCTATCAGAACAAATCCGCCAGGTCTTACAAACACTCCCGGCTCGGGAGCAAAAGGTCATTCGGATGCGATTTGGTTTGGATGATGGATATGCACAGACATTGGAAGAGGTGGGTTACCAGTTTAAGGTAACTCGGGAGAGGATTCGTCAGATTGAGGCAAAGGCCCTCAGACGTCTTCGCCACCCCAGCCGATCCAAAAAACTCAAAGACTATATCGATTAA
- the dnaG gene encoding DNA primase yields the protein MNPYQSFKERVRREVSIDSYINRFVPLRRMGRNLVGICPFHNEKTPSFNVNAEGGFYHCFGCKASGDLFRFVMDYQKVDFLKSLEILSDYSGIPLVERTKEEEESDRKKEALYQISQKALEYFQRNLNTSAGEVALKYLESRGMYTEDLKVFKIGFGLPGFGNLRAELFKTEAEVKLGEQLGLLKRQDQNRDPYDFFRSRIMFPVIDTKARVIAFSGRILGESEEAKYINSPNSLIYDKSRTFYNLNLAQDSIRKTREAVIVEGVFDAIGLFRKGIEFVVAPLGTGFTEGHVRILKNMADKVYLMMDSDKAGTKGAFRAVNLLSKEGVSVKVCHIPEGKDPFDYSLHHNKQEIRDLLEAAAPASQFMIREVLGGAGPSSLAEEKQASVKKLFEFLRPMEKETDKQVYLEEGARQLGLSFSSLFQDFRGKPGVTSTPSVVDTKKERTPAKLGKPSPVLVCERKMIAMLIQNLELFSFADDLLGLEFRDEVSAFLWDYLYTKYLQNENLTAAEILSREEIPSEYLGMIAEHFTADDSTSPGTFKGMFLYHADLLDDARMEELVKEMAKPDLTIEEKNNLLSELSLLKSEKNKRSVYLRTIQTLEV from the coding sequence GTGAATCCTTACCAAAGTTTTAAAGAAAGAGTTCGCAGAGAAGTCTCCATTGACTCATACATCAATAGGTTCGTTCCCTTACGTCGTATGGGAAGAAATCTTGTGGGCATCTGCCCATTCCATAATGAAAAAACACCCTCATTCAATGTAAACGCAGAAGGTGGATTTTATCACTGTTTTGGGTGTAAAGCCTCTGGGGATTTATTTCGTTTTGTGATGGACTACCAGAAGGTAGACTTCCTCAAATCTTTGGAAATCCTTTCTGATTATTCTGGCATCCCACTTGTCGAAAGAACTAAAGAAGAAGAAGAGTCCGATCGCAAAAAAGAAGCACTCTACCAAATTTCGCAAAAAGCCTTAGAATACTTTCAAAGGAATTTGAATACCAGTGCTGGAGAAGTGGCTTTAAAATATTTAGAATCGCGTGGGATGTATACGGAAGATTTGAAAGTTTTTAAAATTGGATTTGGACTTCCAGGTTTTGGTAATTTACGGGCGGAGCTATTTAAAACGGAAGCCGAAGTAAAGTTAGGTGAACAGTTGGGACTTCTCAAACGCCAAGACCAAAACAGAGATCCATATGATTTTTTTCGCAGTCGCATTATGTTTCCGGTGATTGATACCAAGGCCCGAGTGATTGCCTTTTCTGGAAGGATTCTTGGTGAATCCGAAGAAGCCAAATACATCAATAGTCCAAACTCTCTGATCTACGACAAAAGCCGTACTTTTTATAATTTGAATTTAGCCCAAGACAGTATACGTAAAACGAGAGAAGCTGTAATCGTGGAAGGCGTGTTTGATGCCATTGGACTCTTTCGCAAAGGGATCGAATTTGTGGTCGCCCCACTCGGAACAGGTTTTACCGAAGGACATGTTCGTATTCTCAAGAATATGGCGGACAAAGTATACTTAATGATGGATTCCGATAAAGCCGGAACCAAAGGTGCTTTCCGTGCTGTGAATCTCCTTTCGAAAGAAGGGGTGAGTGTGAAGGTTTGTCACATCCCAGAAGGAAAAGATCCTTTCGATTATTCCCTCCACCACAACAAACAAGAAATTCGCGATTTACTCGAAGCGGCGGCACCGGCCTCGCAATTTATGATCCGAGAAGTTCTCGGTGGGGCAGGCCCTTCCTCACTGGCAGAAGAAAAACAAGCCAGTGTCAAAAAACTCTTCGAATTTCTAAGGCCAATGGAAAAAGAAACGGACAAACAGGTCTATTTAGAAGAAGGGGCTCGCCAGCTCGGACTTTCGTTTTCTTCACTTTTTCAGGACTTTCGTGGCAAACCAGGGGTAACTTCGACCCCCTCCGTGGTCGATACTAAGAAGGAAAGAACACCGGCCAAGCTGGGAAAACCTTCCCCCGTTTTGGTTTGTGAACGAAAGATGATCGCCATGCTCATCCAGAATTTGGAACTTTTTAGTTTCGCGGATGATTTGCTTGGCCTCGAGTTTCGGGATGAAGTATCTGCTTTTCTTTGGGACTATTTATATACGAAGTATTTGCAGAATGAGAACCTAACAGCTGCAGAAATTCTTTCGAGGGAAGAAATTCCTTCGGAATACCTGGGAATGATTGCCGAACATTTTACGGCCGATGATTCGACAAGCCCAGGAACGTTTAAAGGGATGTTTCTTTACCATGCGGATTTGTTGGATGACGCAAGGATGGAAGAACTTGTCAAAGAGATGGCCAAACCTGACTTAACGATTGAAGAAAAGAACAATCTTTTGTCAGAACTTTCACTCTTAAAAAGTGAAAAAAATAAGAGATCCGTGTATCTCAGAACGATCCAAACGTTAGAAGTTTAA
- a CDS encoding GatB/YqeY domain-containing protein — translation MTLQETINTDLKTALKAKDETVLGTLRLLKAEIQYELTKTGASELTDTAVMQILKSNFKRRKDTAVEYDKANRPDLSSKEIQEAEVISRYIPEEVSDEEISKAVTEAIGELNASGAQDMGKVMGKVMAKFKGQNIDGSKVSSLAKQALSAR, via the coding sequence ATGACCCTTCAAGAGACGATCAATACCGATCTAAAGACGGCTTTAAAGGCCAAGGATGAAACAGTCCTAGGCACTTTACGTCTCTTGAAAGCGGAAATTCAATATGAATTAACCAAAACCGGTGCTTCCGAGCTGACGGATACTGCTGTCATGCAGATCCTCAAATCTAATTTCAAACGCAGAAAGGACACGGCTGTCGAATATGACAAAGCCAATCGTCCGGATCTATCAAGCAAAGAAATTCAGGAAGCAGAAGTCATCTCTCGTTATATTCCAGAAGAAGTCTCCGATGAAGAAATCTCCAAAGCGGTTACAGAAGCTATTGGGGAATTGAATGCTAGCGGAGCCCAGGATATGGGAAAGGTGATGGGTAAAGTTATGGCAAAATTTAAAGGACAAAATATAGACGGCTCCAAGGTATCCTCCCTCGCAAAACAAGCACTTAGCGCCCGTTAA
- the rpsU gene encoding 30S ribosomal protein S21, translating to MTPQVGIYLKEGESIEAALRRFKRDCANAGIMSEIKRREYFEKPSVVKKKAVEAAKRKRDKKKRLFAKKDKL from the coding sequence ATGACCCCACAAGTAGGGATTTATTTAAAAGAAGGGGAATCAATTGAAGCTGCGCTTCGTCGATTCAAAAGAGATTGTGCGAACGCTGGTATCATGAGCGAAATCAAACGTAGAGAATACTTTGAAAAACCAAGCGTTGTGAAAAAGAAAGCTGTTGAAGCTGCGAAACGCAAACGAGACAAAAAGAAAAGACTATTCGCTAAAAAAGATAAACTTTAA
- the fbp gene encoding class 1 fructose-bisphosphatase: protein MNATPKQKKLISLSQFILEEQLKIPHASGEFTALLSHLVYAAKIVGREVRKAGLLDDILGATEDTNVQGETQMKLDQYADNAFNQSLKICGHLCVLASEEHEDIIPIPGGYNIGKYTMAIDPLDGSSNIDTNVSIGTIFSIHQRLEPNSKDPGSERDLLQQGHLQRCAGYIIYGSSTMLVLSTGKGVSGFTLDPSVGEFLLSHPNMKMPESGDIYSANEGNASYWSPEVQAYLQKIKSIEGGKKPKTARYIGSLVADFHRNLLKGGIFLYPNDTKSSKCPNGKLRLLYEAAPMAFIAEQAGGMAVTVKGERILDLNPKDLHERTTLIIGSKKEVEEFLTFIPKA, encoded by the coding sequence GTGAACGCAACACCGAAACAAAAAAAACTCATTTCTCTATCGCAATTCATTCTAGAAGAGCAACTCAAAATCCCTCATGCCTCCGGAGAATTTACAGCCCTACTCAGCCACTTAGTCTATGCGGCAAAAATTGTAGGCCGAGAAGTCCGAAAAGCGGGACTTTTGGACGATATCCTGGGTGCCACAGAAGATACCAATGTCCAAGGCGAAACACAGATGAAACTGGACCAATATGCGGACAACGCCTTCAACCAGTCCCTGAAAATTTGTGGCCACCTTTGTGTCCTTGCCAGTGAAGAACACGAAGACATCATTCCCATCCCTGGAGGATACAATATTGGCAAGTATACTATGGCAATCGATCCCCTAGACGGATCTTCGAATATTGATACCAATGTCTCCATAGGAACCATCTTTTCCATCCACCAAAGGTTAGAACCAAACTCGAAAGATCCGGGAAGCGAACGTGACCTCCTCCAACAAGGCCATCTGCAACGCTGTGCCGGATACATCATTTACGGATCGTCCACGATGCTTGTGCTTTCCACAGGAAAGGGAGTTTCCGGTTTTACTTTAGATCCGAGTGTAGGTGAGTTTTTATTGTCCCATCCCAATATGAAAATGCCTGAGTCGGGAGATATTTATTCTGCCAATGAAGGGAATGCTTCTTATTGGTCCCCAGAAGTTCAGGCCTACCTCCAAAAGATCAAATCCATTGAAGGAGGAAAAAAACCAAAAACAGCTCGTTACATTGGCTCACTTGTGGCGGATTTCCATAGGAACTTACTCAAAGGAGGAATCTTCCTCTATCCCAATGATACAAAATCATCAAAATGCCCGAACGGAAAACTACGTCTGTTATACGAAGCGGCACCAATGGCTTTCATCGCCGAACAAGCGGGGGGAATGGCGGTGACAGTGAAAGGAGAACGAATCCTAGACCTAAATCCGAAAGACCTTCATGAAAGAACAACGCTCATTATTGGTAGCAAAAAGGAAGTAGAAGAATTCCTTACGTTCATTCCCAAGGCATAA
- the pdhA gene encoding pyruvate dehydrogenase (acetyl-transferring) E1 component subunit alpha, with product MVSSVPKDSQSVSELKEFYRQMVLIRKFEEAAAKAYSVGKIGGFLHLYIGQEAVGVGAIASLTPKDYIVSTYRDHGHALARGLNPKPLMAELFGKATGISKGNGGSMHFFDRNAHFMGGHGIVGGHISLAAGIAFASKYKKEDSVTICFFGEGAANIGSFHEGLNLAAIWKLPVVFICENNHYAMGTPEYRALAVKDVSVRAYAYDMARDHIEGDEVRKVRDHVQVAVERARRGEGPTLIEVSTYRFRGHSMSDPAKYRTKEELDAYKKKDPLMRARHELELGGIKEEELDKMDLEIQTQIDEAYEYAETSPEPPLSQLHKYVYAEDK from the coding sequence TTGGTTTCTTCTGTCCCAAAAGACTCACAATCTGTGAGCGAGTTGAAAGAGTTTTACAGACAAATGGTACTTATACGAAAGTTTGAGGAAGCCGCTGCCAAAGCCTATAGTGTAGGAAAGATTGGTGGGTTTTTACATTTGTACATCGGTCAAGAAGCAGTGGGTGTTGGAGCAATCGCATCCCTCACACCAAAAGACTATATTGTTTCTACTTATAGAGACCATGGCCATGCATTGGCAAGGGGCCTTAATCCAAAACCCCTTATGGCAGAGTTATTTGGTAAAGCAACAGGGATCTCAAAAGGTAACGGTGGTTCGATGCACTTCTTCGATCGCAACGCACACTTTATGGGAGGGCATGGAATTGTAGGCGGGCATATCTCTCTTGCCGCTGGTATTGCCTTTGCTTCCAAATATAAAAAAGAAGATTCGGTTACTATCTGTTTTTTTGGAGAGGGAGCTGCCAATATTGGATCCTTTCATGAAGGATTAAACTTAGCTGCCATTTGGAAACTCCCCGTCGTTTTTATTTGCGAAAACAACCATTATGCGATGGGAACACCGGAATACCGTGCCCTTGCAGTCAAAGATGTTTCTGTCAGAGCTTATGCTTATGATATGGCTCGTGATCATATCGAAGGCGATGAAGTGAGAAAAGTAAGAGACCACGTCCAAGTGGCAGTCGAACGAGCAAGGCGAGGAGAAGGTCCCACCCTCATTGAAGTTTCTACCTACCGTTTCCGTGGTCATTCCATGTCTGACCCTGCCAAATACAGAACCAAAGAAGAATTGGATGCTTATAAAAAGAAAGACCCCCTTATGCGTGCGAGACACGAACTCGAATTAGGTGGGATTAAAGAAGAAGAATTGGATAAAATGGATTTAGAAATCCAAACCCAAATTGACGAGGCCTATGAGTATGCGGAAACCTCCCCCGAACCTCCCCTCTCTCAACTACACAAATACGTGTATGCGGAGGACAAATAG
- a CDS encoding pyruvate dehydrogenase complex E1 component subunit beta: MAILTYREALNRAMVEEMEKDPLIYLMGEEVGHYQGAYKVSQGMLTKFGEERVIDTPISENGFAGIGVGSAMVGLRPIIEFMTWNFSLVAIDQIINSAAKINYMSGGQFPMPIVFRGAGGVGGRLGAQHSQAFESWYAHCPGLKVVCPATPKDAYGLLKSSIRDNNPTIFIESEVLYGSKGEVPEQEYTIPLGLGEIKRKGTDITLVTWSRALVFAEEAAAILEKEGISVEIVDLRSLRPLDENLIYESVKKTNRAVVVEEGWPVAGFGAQIAYLIQKNAFAYLDHPVERVTQLDVPMSYAANLERMSLPNATRVADTIREMLQ; encoded by the coding sequence ATGGCCATTCTTACTTATAGAGAAGCATTAAACCGTGCCATGGTGGAGGAGATGGAAAAAGATCCACTGATCTATTTAATGGGTGAAGAAGTGGGCCACTACCAAGGAGCCTATAAAGTTTCCCAGGGAATGCTAACCAAGTTCGGAGAGGAACGTGTGATCGACACCCCTATTTCTGAAAATGGATTTGCTGGCATTGGAGTGGGTTCTGCCATGGTGGGCCTACGCCCCATCATTGAGTTTATGACTTGGAATTTTTCCCTTGTTGCCATCGACCAAATTATCAACTCCGCAGCGAAAATCAATTATATGAGTGGGGGGCAATTTCCGATGCCCATCGTCTTTCGCGGCGCTGGGGGTGTGGGAGGAAGGCTCGGAGCCCAACACTCACAAGCTTTTGAATCGTGGTATGCGCATTGTCCAGGGCTCAAAGTGGTTTGTCCTGCCACTCCGAAGGATGCCTATGGCCTACTCAAATCATCCATTCGGGACAATAACCCAACGATCTTTATCGAATCGGAAGTGTTATACGGTTCCAAAGGAGAAGTCCCGGAACAAGAATACACCATTCCTTTGGGACTTGGGGAAATCAAACGCAAAGGTACAGACATCACTCTTGTGACTTGGTCCAGAGCTCTCGTTTTTGCAGAAGAAGCAGCTGCCATCTTAGAAAAAGAAGGGATCTCTGTGGAAATAGTCGATCTTCGCAGTTTACGCCCGTTAGATGAAAATCTCATTTATGAATCTGTTAAAAAAACAAACAGAGCTGTGGTTGTGGAAGAAGGTTGGCCTGTAGCTGGATTTGGGGCACAAATTGCTTACCTCATCCAAAAAAATGCCTTTGCTTACTTGGACCACCCCGTCGAACGAGTGACACAACTGGATGTTCCTATGTCTTACGCAGCCAACTTAGAACGAATGAGTTTGCCCAATGCAACAAGAGTTGCCGATACCATCCGCGAGATGTTACAGTAG
- a CDS encoding pyruvate dehydrogenase complex dihydrolipoamide acetyltransferase encodes MAKIQEMTQLSPTMEEGTIVKWLKKEGDSVSPGDIIAEVETDKAVMEMEAFETGVILKILHTEGAKLKVGEALAVIGKPGEDVSSLLAGIPQKSSSAPSPVTQAVASKENGNPTTPQQEKPDPVAVVASPTKEIPSANALPQSKTSTSINSVTGLTGVTGVNLTNRGGLRVLASPLAKSIAIENGIDLHSVIGTGPEGRITKNDVLDTLNKGTNSRSSAAGPSRLDEVVTLNGMRKTIAKRLTESKQNLPHFYLNVDVNAKAMEDFRADLLEFQKHLDPELQVKVSLNDIIVKATAAALRLHPKVNASFQGDSILQFGRVDVGIAVSLDGGLLTPVIRNADTKSIIEISKEVKELAKRARERKLKPEEFSNGTFTISNLGMYGISRFTAIINEPESAILAVGSVEEKPVVENGVVVAGRVLSLTLSCDHRVIDGAVGAEFLKTLKTLLERPSLIAGVI; translated from the coding sequence ATGGCAAAGATCCAAGAAATGACTCAACTTTCCCCCACGATGGAGGAAGGAACCATAGTGAAGTGGTTGAAAAAAGAAGGAGATTCCGTATCTCCCGGTGACATCATTGCCGAAGTAGAGACAGACAAAGCTGTGATGGAAATGGAAGCTTTTGAAACTGGTGTGATTCTAAAAATTCTACATACCGAAGGCGCCAAACTAAAAGTAGGCGAAGCCTTGGCAGTAATTGGAAAACCCGGTGAAGATGTATCGAGTCTCCTCGCAGGAATTCCACAAAAAAGTTCTTCTGCACCAAGTCCCGTAACACAAGCAGTGGCATCAAAGGAAAATGGGAATCCAACGACTCCGCAACAGGAAAAGCCAGATCCAGTTGCCGTTGTTGCATCTCCTACAAAAGAGATCCCTTCTGCAAACGCACTCCCCCAATCAAAAACCTCGACCTCCATAAACTCGGTCACCGGGCTTACTGGAGTTACTGGGGTAAATTTGACAAACAGAGGAGGACTTCGTGTGCTTGCCTCTCCTTTGGCTAAGTCCATTGCCATTGAAAACGGAATCGATTTACACTCAGTCATTGGAACAGGTCCCGAAGGTCGAATTACCAAAAATGATGTACTCGATACATTAAACAAAGGTACGAACTCCCGGTCATCGGCGGCTGGACCTTCTCGTTTGGATGAAGTGGTGACTCTGAATGGAATGCGTAAAACCATTGCCAAACGCCTCACCGAATCCAAACAAAACCTCCCCCACTTTTATTTGAATGTGGATGTAAATGCGAAAGCTATGGAAGATTTCCGAGCGGATCTTTTGGAATTCCAAAAACATTTGGATCCAGAATTACAAGTGAAGGTGAGCTTAAACGATATCATTGTGAAAGCCACTGCTGCGGCTCTCCGGCTCCACCCGAAAGTAAATGCCAGTTTCCAAGGAGATTCCATTTTACAATTTGGTCGAGTGGATGTAGGGATTGCTGTTTCGCTTGATGGAGGTCTACTAACACCCGTTATCCGAAATGCAGATACAAAATCCATAATAGAGATTTCGAAAGAAGTGAAGGAACTGGCCAAAAGGGCGAGGGAACGAAAACTCAAACCCGAAGAATTTTCAAATGGAACCTTTACCATTTCGAATTTGGGAATGTATGGGATTAGCCGATTCACGGCCATCATCAATGAGCCGGAAAGTGCCATCCTTGCTGTGGGTTCTGTGGAAGAAAAACCGGTTGTGGAGAACGGGGTCGTGGTTGCCGGGAGAGTTTTGTCTCTGACCCTTTCTTGCGACCACCGAGTGATCGATGGTGCCGTAGGGGCCGAGTTTCTAAAAACCCTAAAGACTCTTTTGGAAAGACCGAGTCTTATTGCGGGTGTTATTTGA